Proteins encoded within one genomic window of Setaria italica strain Yugu1 chromosome IV, Setaria_italica_v2.0, whole genome shotgun sequence:
- the LOC101773929 gene encoding uncharacterized protein LOC101773929 isoform X1 — protein sequence MAPASASASPRTRQELMDALTAHLSLYHAAANPSPAAASSSTSSSPRAAILRWLASLAPAARAAAATSLLGPAASAALLSMLRRLRLRGHSSFFVLHSPPPSTSSARGAEEPTVLSRLSRGLLARAAAGSRAHALLFANLLLFPSSPTSSRCPDAITVAEAFLADLDGFVAAMDEISGGRFLCSGEGEVDLAALAFQDFPELPWLNDKGYYVIEEFVANRLEIALRMSWAAAGGGGGGGRKAVRVGKGVKEKAGLAANAFWREKGYVDWWMRLEPRMRARIMGAFFGKGAVALANEMVEGSDIAWDSFSFCLGESGSFVADKSCECTRQSFFRKNRACSIDIANILSCSKKPIFAKELTRLKLVEEIVCLKNNITCCGDDAIFFTSLALAPTAAGEILMKLRGLLMMVSTESINLELIGDGAPKKKDVEKTSGGSRKGKKKSNTSKKLTASAKPSKDNGCSSSESRNCRPLPNQCPASVRGTTDGPPSEETPCKEIIPTMKEQTVGLDDCKNQCNKKKNKRKGKTKPSNLMRPESPRSTKLKTVVPHIATDASHKPVEEVDVLPHHPSYVHPSKSEISEAVRCSDPSILSNGTNVIASRKGKKLEDPSYSPRVSSSVTTEHFQSADEYDASYMDEQASSYISQSESVVQSSSCLPSGINNVASNNLNGSSVGSLVRSAQEKTGCDEKQLDHKSVATTDKILPSVIPANMLQSAITDNGAVMKNSGGEYYVYNRNLLGGTSYEWPSVTPPHFVSPEMQQRPAAADRLHLDGYKWPTQFNQPFLSANHQVRNPPIDAGCNQMLPSLAVPLSFDWPPVFRGYGKNAAVSYDPLYTPQMQSSAWSGFPAQLMQRGGICSDSDVGDDTESYWFSEEEPDSRAHSGRDINQYFGGGVMYWNPAEHAGTGFSRPPSLSSDDSAWAWHEADVIRVVDDVANGIPSTYTNGVSSPPSTPSCSQNESFDPAAHSITGNDINNEAHTSPSSMQESPEDKTTSVVKSVPCGSEVVKGDTLPYAMLRPIVVPISRRSSRSEIKAGHDHRSPCVPSTRRDIPLLRRPPSPVVLSVPRVPRPPPPSPAGESRKRGFPIVRSGSSSPRHWGMRGLFSEDKIFHRAQFCLDGPEVVWPSWGNKATSSGTLVQSIEDTVLQDHLVKISQLSRDQHPDVALPVQPPDMLNGSSHKTSLSSMHNALHEEIDQFCKQVAAGNLVRRPYINWAVKRVTRCLQVLWPRSRTNLFGSNATGLALPTSDVDLVVSLPPVRNLEPIKEAGILEGRNGIKETCLQHAARCLTNQDWVRSDSLKTVENTAIPVIMLVADVPCDTNMFNEYSSVLDSSQEYSVNVLGEQGSPPRSDTSSSEGSNMLVSSKLNKDDCDIVQSIRLDISFKSPSHTGLQTTELVRELTQQFPAVVPLALILKKFLADRSLDHPYSGGLSSYCLVLLIVRFLQHEHHLGRPINQNLGSLLMDFLYFFGNIFDPRHMRISIQGSGIYLNRERGHSIDPIHIDDPLCPANNVGRNCFRIHQCIKAFADAFAVLENELLQFSSECSMPESSFNILKKIIPSIDTDEL from the exons ATGGCGCCCgcttccgcctccgcctcgccgcgcacCAGGCAGGAGCTCATGGACGCCCTCACCGCGCACCTCTCCCTCTACCACGCCGCGGCGAAccctagccccgccgccgcctcctcctccacctcctcgtcaCCGCGCGCCGCGATCCTCCGGTGGCTCGCGtccctcgcccccgccgcgcgcgccgcggccgccacctccctcctcgGCCCGGCCGCGTCCGCCGCTCTGCTCTCcatgctccgccgcctccgcctccggggCCACTCCTCCTTCTTCGTCCTCCACTCCCCGCCCCCGTCCACCTCCTCCGCGCGCGGGGCCGAGGAGCCCACCGTCCTCTCGCGGCTCTCCCGCGGcctcctcgcccgcgccgcggcgggctcCCGGGCGCACGCGCTCCTCTTCGCcaacctcctcctcttcccctcctcccccacgtCGTCGCGGTGCCCCGACGcgatcaccgtcgccgaggCATTCCTCGCCGACCTCGACGGCTTTGTCGCAGCCATGGACGAGATCTCCGGCGGGAGGTTCTTGTGCTCTGGGGAAGGGGAGGTGGACCTGGCCGCGCTGGCGTTCCAGGATTTCCCCGAGCTGCCTTGGCTGAATGATAAGGGCTACTACGTGATCGAGGAGTTTGTGGCCAACAGGTTGGAGATCGCGCTGCGGATGTCGTGGGCGGCAGCggggggaggtggaggtggaggcaggAAGGCGGTGAGAGTTGGGAAGGGTGTGAAGGAGAAGGCTGGGCTCGCTGCAAACGCCTTCTGGAGGGAGAAGGGATATGTGGATTGGTGGATGAGGCTGGAGCCTCGGATGAGAGCAAGGATCATGGGGGCATTCTTTGGAAAAGGTGCAGTGGCCCTG GCTAATGAGATGGTTGAAGGATCAGATATTGCTTGGGATAGTTTCTCCTTCTGCTTAGGTGAATCAGGATCATTTGTGGCAGATAAATCTTGTGAATGTACACGACAGTCTTTCTTCAGAAAGAATCGGGCTTGTTCCATTGACATTGCAAACATTCTATCTTGTAGCAAGAAGCCTATATTTGCTAAAGAGTTGACAAGACTGAAACTAGTTGAGGAGATAGTGTGTTTGAAGAACAACATTACTTGCTGTGGCGATGATGCAATCTTTTTCACTTCATTAGCTTTGGCTCCTACTGCTGCTGGTGAGATACTTATGAAATTACGAGGGCTCCTCATGATGGTGTCAACAGAAAGCATAAATCTTGAACTTATTGGGGATGGAGCTCCGAAAAAGAAAGATGTTGAGAAGACCAGTGGTGGTTCTcggaaaggaaagaagaagtCTAACACCTCGAAAAAGCTAACAGCATCTGCTAAACCATCCAAG gatAATGGATGCAGTAGTTCGGAAAGTCGCAATTGTAGGCCTTTACCCAACCAGTGCCCTGCATCTGTTAGAGGCACTACTGATGGACCTCCATCTGAAGAAACTCCTTGCAAGGAAATTATACCCACAATGAAG GAGCAAACTGTCGGGTTGGATGACTGCAAGAATCAATGTaacaaaaagaagaacaagCGTAAAGGGAAAACAAAACCATCAAATCTGATGAGACCTGAGAGCCCAAGATCTACCAAATTGAAAACAGTTGTTCCCCATATTGCTACAGATGCCTCACATAAACCTGTTGAAGAAGTCGATGTCTTACCTCATCACCCATCTTATGTCCATCCTTCCAAGAGTGAGATCTCTGAAGCAGTTAGATGTTCTGACCCTTCCATTTTATCTAATGGAACAAATGTAATAGCCAGCAGAAAGGGCAAAAAACTTGAAGACCCATCGTATTCTCCTAGAGTTAGCTCATCAGTTACTACAGAACATTTTCAAAGTGCTGATGAATATGATGCCTCCTATATGGATGAGCAGGCCTCATCGTACATCAGTCAAAGTGAATCGGTGGTTCAGTCGTCGTCATGTTTACCTTCAGGAATCAACAATGTCGCTTCCAATAATCTGAACGGAAGCTCTGTTGGCTCCTTGGTAAGATCTGCACAGGAAAAAACTGGCTGTGATGAGAAACAATTGGATCATAAATCTGTAGCAACAACGGACAAAATTTTACCTTCTGTTATTCCTGCCAACATGCTTCAAAGTGCTATAACTGACAATGGTGCAGTAATGAAAAATAGCGGCGGTGAATATTATGTATACAACAGGAACCTACTGGGAGGAACATCATATGAATGGCCCAGTGTAACACCACCTCATTTTGTATCTCCTGAAATGCAACAGCGTCCAGCTGCAGCAGACAGGTTGCATCTTGATGGTTACAAATGGCCAACTCAATTCAATCAACCCTTTCTTTCTGCGAACCATCAGGTGAGGAATCCGCCGATTGATGCTGGATGCAATCAAATGTTACCTTCTCTAGCGGTGCCACTAAGTTTTGATTGGCCTCCTGTTTTTAGAGGTTACGGTAAAAATGCAGCTGTAAGTTATGATCCATTGTACACCCCACAGATGCAATCTTCTGCTTGGTCAGGGTTCCCTGCTCAACTAATGCAAAGAGGGGGTATTTGCAGTGACAGTGACGTTGGGGATGATACTGAAAGCTACTGGTTTTCTGAAGAAGAACCAGATAGCCGTGCACATTCTGGAAGAGATATTAACCAATACTTTGGTGGAGGTGTGATGTATTGGAACCCTGCAGAACATGCAGGAACTGGTTTTTCTAGGCCACCATCTCTTAGTTCAGACGATAGTGCTTGGGCTTGGCATGAGGCTGATGTTATAcgagttgttgatgatgtggctaatGGGATTCCATCTACATACACAAATGGTGTATCATCACCACCCTCCACTCCATCCTGTTCTCAAAATGAATCTTTTGATCCTGCTGCTCACTCAATAACAGGGAATGACATCAATAATGAAGCTCATACTTCTCCATCTTCTATGCAAGAGAGTCCTGAAGATAAAACGACTTCAGTTGTCAAGAGTGTGCCTTGTGGCAGTGAAGTAGTTAAGGGAGATACATTGCCATATGCCATGCTGCGGCCGATAGTTGTTCCTATATCACGAAGGTCATCAAGATCTGAGATTAAGGCTGGTCATGATCACAGGAGTCCATGTGTACCATCAACAAGGAGGGACATACCTCTTCTAAGAAGACCTCCATCACCAGTAGTGCTTAGTGTTCCCCGCGTGcctcggccaccacctccttccCCTGCTGGAGAGTCAAGAAAAAGAGGATTCCCGATTGTTAGATCTGGCAGCTCAAGTCCTCGTCATTGGGGGATGAGAGGTCTATTTTCTGAGGACAAAATTTTCCATAGGGCTCAGTTTTGCTTGGATGGTCCTGAAGTTGTATGGCCTTCATGGGGAAACAAGGCCACTTCTTCTGGTACATTGGTGCAATCAATTGAGGATACTGTTTTGCAGGACCACCTTGTTAAGATTTCACAGCTATCTCGTGATCAACAT CCAGACGTGGCATTGCCTGTACAGCCACCTGATATGCTAAACGGCTCATCTCACAAGACATCCCTCTCTTCGATGCACAATGCTCTACATGAAGAAATAGATCAATTCTGTAAGCAG GTTGCTGCTGGTAATCTGGTGAGGAGGCCCTACATAAACTGGGCTGTCAAAAGAGTCACACGGTGCTTGCAGGTTCTGTGGCCTCGCTCCCGTACAAATCTATTTGGCTCAAATGCCACTGGCTTGGCTCTTCCAACTAGTGACGTTGATCTTGTAGTTTCTCTTCCCCCTGTCCGAAACCTG GAACCTATTAAAGAAGCTGGAATTTTGGAAGGCCGGAATGGCATCAAGGAAACATGTCTACAG CATGCAGCAAGGTGTCTTACAAACCAAGACTGGGTTAGGAGTGATTCCCTCAAAACAGTTGAAAACACAGCT ATACCTGTGATTATGCTTGTAGCAGATGTACCTTGTGACACAAATATGTTCAATGAGTATTCTTCAGTACTGGATAGCTCACAAGAATATTCAGTTAATGTGCTTGGAGAACAAGGGAGTCCTCCTCGGTCTGATACCTCTAGTTCAGAAGGCAGCAACATGCTGGTGTCCTCAAAATTGAATAAGGATGATTGTGACATTGTGCAGTCAATTCGTCTTGATATAAGTTTCAAATCGCCATCCCACACAGGACTGCAGACTACTGAGTTG GTGCGCGAGTTGACACAGCAATTTCCTGCAGTTGTACCTCTTGCATTGATTCTCAAGAAGTTTTTGGCTGACCGGAGTTTGGACCATCCCTATTCAGGTGGTCTAAGCTCTTACTGTTTG GTGCTGTTAATTGTTCGTTTTCTCCAGCATGAGCATCATCTTGGTCGGCCTATCAACCAA AATCTGGGCAGCCTTTTGATGGATTTCTTATACTTTTTTGG GAACATATTTGATCCACGCCATATGCGTATTTCTATCCAAGGAAGTGGAATTTATTTGAATCGTGAAAGAGGGCACAG CATTGACCCAATTCACATTGATGATCCACTTTGCCCTGCAAACAATGTGGGCAGGAATTGTTTCCGCATTCACCAATGTATAAAG GCTTTTGCTGATGCTTTTGCTGTTCTAGAGAATGAGCTACTACAGTTCAGTTCAGAATGTAGCATGCCTGAATCATCATTCAATATACTAAAGAAAATAATCCCAAGTATTGATACTGATGAGTTGTAG
- the LOC101773929 gene encoding uncharacterized protein LOC101773929 isoform X2, whose protein sequence is MAPASASASPRTRQELMDALTAHLSLYHAAANPSPAAASSSTSSSPRAAILRWLASLAPAARAAAATSLLGPAASAALLSMLRRLRLRGHSSFFVLHSPPPSTSSARGAEEPTVLSRLSRGLLARAAAGSRAHALLFANLLLFPSSPTSSRCPDAITVAEAFLADLDGFVAAMDEISGGRFLCSGEGEVDLAALAFQDFPELPWLNDKGYYVIEEFVANRLEIALRMSWAAAGGGGGGGRKAVRVGKGVKEKAGLAANAFWREKGYVDWWMRLEPRMRARIMGAFFGKGAVALANEMVEGSDIAWDSFSFCLGESGSFVADKSCECTRQSFFRKNRACSIDIANILSCSKKPIFAKELTRLKLVEEIVCLKNNITCCGDDAIFFTSLALAPTAAGEILMKLRGLLMMVSTESINLELIGDGAPKKKDVEKTSGGSRKGKKKSNTSKKLTASAKPSKDNGCSSSESRNCRPLPNQCPASVRGTTDGPPSEETPCKEIIPTMKEQTVGLDDCKNQCNKKKNKRKGKTKPSNLMRPESPRSTKLKTVVPHIATDASHKPVEEVDVLPHHPSYVHPSKSEISEAVRCSDPSILSNGTNVIASRKGKKLEDPSYSPRVSSSVTTEHFQSADEYDASYMDEQASSYISQSESVVQSSSCLPSGINNVASNNLNGSSVGSLVRSAQEKTGCDEKQLDHKSVATTDKILPSVIPANMLQSAITDNGAVMKNSGGEYYVYNRNLLGGTSYEWPSVTPPHFVSPEMQQRPAAADRLHLDGYKWPTQFNQPFLSANHQVRNPPIDAGCNQMLPSLAVPLSFDWPPVFRGYGKNAAVSYDPLYTPQMQSSAWSGFPAQLMQRGGICSDSDVGDDTESYWFSEEEPDSRAHSGRDINQYFGGGVMYWNPAEHAGTGFSRPPSLSSDDSAWAWHEADVIRVVDDVANGIPSTYTNGVSSPPSTPSCSQNESFDPAAHSITGNDINNEAHTSPSSMQESPEDKTTSVVKSVPCGSEVVKGDTLPYAMLRPIVVPISRRSSRSEIKAGHDHRSPCVPSTRRDIPLLRRPPSPVVLSVPRVPRPPPPSPAGESRKRGFPIVRSGSSSPRHWGMRGLFSEDKIFHRAQFCLDGPEVVWPSWGNKATSSGTLVQSIEDTVLQDHLVKISQLSRDQHPDVALPVQPPDMLNGSSHKTSLSSMHNALHEEIDQFCKQVAAGNLVRRPYINWAVKRVTRCLQVLWPRSRTNLFGSNATGLALPTSDVDLVVSLPPVRNLEPIKEAGILEGRNGIKETCLQHAARCLTNQDWVRSDSLKTVENTAMYLVTQICSMSILQYWIAHKNIQLMCLENKGVLLGLIPLVQKAATCWCPQN, encoded by the exons ATGGCGCCCgcttccgcctccgcctcgccgcgcacCAGGCAGGAGCTCATGGACGCCCTCACCGCGCACCTCTCCCTCTACCACGCCGCGGCGAAccctagccccgccgccgcctcctcctccacctcctcgtcaCCGCGCGCCGCGATCCTCCGGTGGCTCGCGtccctcgcccccgccgcgcgcgccgcggccgccacctccctcctcgGCCCGGCCGCGTCCGCCGCTCTGCTCTCcatgctccgccgcctccgcctccggggCCACTCCTCCTTCTTCGTCCTCCACTCCCCGCCCCCGTCCACCTCCTCCGCGCGCGGGGCCGAGGAGCCCACCGTCCTCTCGCGGCTCTCCCGCGGcctcctcgcccgcgccgcggcgggctcCCGGGCGCACGCGCTCCTCTTCGCcaacctcctcctcttcccctcctcccccacgtCGTCGCGGTGCCCCGACGcgatcaccgtcgccgaggCATTCCTCGCCGACCTCGACGGCTTTGTCGCAGCCATGGACGAGATCTCCGGCGGGAGGTTCTTGTGCTCTGGGGAAGGGGAGGTGGACCTGGCCGCGCTGGCGTTCCAGGATTTCCCCGAGCTGCCTTGGCTGAATGATAAGGGCTACTACGTGATCGAGGAGTTTGTGGCCAACAGGTTGGAGATCGCGCTGCGGATGTCGTGGGCGGCAGCggggggaggtggaggtggaggcaggAAGGCGGTGAGAGTTGGGAAGGGTGTGAAGGAGAAGGCTGGGCTCGCTGCAAACGCCTTCTGGAGGGAGAAGGGATATGTGGATTGGTGGATGAGGCTGGAGCCTCGGATGAGAGCAAGGATCATGGGGGCATTCTTTGGAAAAGGTGCAGTGGCCCTG GCTAATGAGATGGTTGAAGGATCAGATATTGCTTGGGATAGTTTCTCCTTCTGCTTAGGTGAATCAGGATCATTTGTGGCAGATAAATCTTGTGAATGTACACGACAGTCTTTCTTCAGAAAGAATCGGGCTTGTTCCATTGACATTGCAAACATTCTATCTTGTAGCAAGAAGCCTATATTTGCTAAAGAGTTGACAAGACTGAAACTAGTTGAGGAGATAGTGTGTTTGAAGAACAACATTACTTGCTGTGGCGATGATGCAATCTTTTTCACTTCATTAGCTTTGGCTCCTACTGCTGCTGGTGAGATACTTATGAAATTACGAGGGCTCCTCATGATGGTGTCAACAGAAAGCATAAATCTTGAACTTATTGGGGATGGAGCTCCGAAAAAGAAAGATGTTGAGAAGACCAGTGGTGGTTCTcggaaaggaaagaagaagtCTAACACCTCGAAAAAGCTAACAGCATCTGCTAAACCATCCAAG gatAATGGATGCAGTAGTTCGGAAAGTCGCAATTGTAGGCCTTTACCCAACCAGTGCCCTGCATCTGTTAGAGGCACTACTGATGGACCTCCATCTGAAGAAACTCCTTGCAAGGAAATTATACCCACAATGAAG GAGCAAACTGTCGGGTTGGATGACTGCAAGAATCAATGTaacaaaaagaagaacaagCGTAAAGGGAAAACAAAACCATCAAATCTGATGAGACCTGAGAGCCCAAGATCTACCAAATTGAAAACAGTTGTTCCCCATATTGCTACAGATGCCTCACATAAACCTGTTGAAGAAGTCGATGTCTTACCTCATCACCCATCTTATGTCCATCCTTCCAAGAGTGAGATCTCTGAAGCAGTTAGATGTTCTGACCCTTCCATTTTATCTAATGGAACAAATGTAATAGCCAGCAGAAAGGGCAAAAAACTTGAAGACCCATCGTATTCTCCTAGAGTTAGCTCATCAGTTACTACAGAACATTTTCAAAGTGCTGATGAATATGATGCCTCCTATATGGATGAGCAGGCCTCATCGTACATCAGTCAAAGTGAATCGGTGGTTCAGTCGTCGTCATGTTTACCTTCAGGAATCAACAATGTCGCTTCCAATAATCTGAACGGAAGCTCTGTTGGCTCCTTGGTAAGATCTGCACAGGAAAAAACTGGCTGTGATGAGAAACAATTGGATCATAAATCTGTAGCAACAACGGACAAAATTTTACCTTCTGTTATTCCTGCCAACATGCTTCAAAGTGCTATAACTGACAATGGTGCAGTAATGAAAAATAGCGGCGGTGAATATTATGTATACAACAGGAACCTACTGGGAGGAACATCATATGAATGGCCCAGTGTAACACCACCTCATTTTGTATCTCCTGAAATGCAACAGCGTCCAGCTGCAGCAGACAGGTTGCATCTTGATGGTTACAAATGGCCAACTCAATTCAATCAACCCTTTCTTTCTGCGAACCATCAGGTGAGGAATCCGCCGATTGATGCTGGATGCAATCAAATGTTACCTTCTCTAGCGGTGCCACTAAGTTTTGATTGGCCTCCTGTTTTTAGAGGTTACGGTAAAAATGCAGCTGTAAGTTATGATCCATTGTACACCCCACAGATGCAATCTTCTGCTTGGTCAGGGTTCCCTGCTCAACTAATGCAAAGAGGGGGTATTTGCAGTGACAGTGACGTTGGGGATGATACTGAAAGCTACTGGTTTTCTGAAGAAGAACCAGATAGCCGTGCACATTCTGGAAGAGATATTAACCAATACTTTGGTGGAGGTGTGATGTATTGGAACCCTGCAGAACATGCAGGAACTGGTTTTTCTAGGCCACCATCTCTTAGTTCAGACGATAGTGCTTGGGCTTGGCATGAGGCTGATGTTATAcgagttgttgatgatgtggctaatGGGATTCCATCTACATACACAAATGGTGTATCATCACCACCCTCCACTCCATCCTGTTCTCAAAATGAATCTTTTGATCCTGCTGCTCACTCAATAACAGGGAATGACATCAATAATGAAGCTCATACTTCTCCATCTTCTATGCAAGAGAGTCCTGAAGATAAAACGACTTCAGTTGTCAAGAGTGTGCCTTGTGGCAGTGAAGTAGTTAAGGGAGATACATTGCCATATGCCATGCTGCGGCCGATAGTTGTTCCTATATCACGAAGGTCATCAAGATCTGAGATTAAGGCTGGTCATGATCACAGGAGTCCATGTGTACCATCAACAAGGAGGGACATACCTCTTCTAAGAAGACCTCCATCACCAGTAGTGCTTAGTGTTCCCCGCGTGcctcggccaccacctccttccCCTGCTGGAGAGTCAAGAAAAAGAGGATTCCCGATTGTTAGATCTGGCAGCTCAAGTCCTCGTCATTGGGGGATGAGAGGTCTATTTTCTGAGGACAAAATTTTCCATAGGGCTCAGTTTTGCTTGGATGGTCCTGAAGTTGTATGGCCTTCATGGGGAAACAAGGCCACTTCTTCTGGTACATTGGTGCAATCAATTGAGGATACTGTTTTGCAGGACCACCTTGTTAAGATTTCACAGCTATCTCGTGATCAACAT CCAGACGTGGCATTGCCTGTACAGCCACCTGATATGCTAAACGGCTCATCTCACAAGACATCCCTCTCTTCGATGCACAATGCTCTACATGAAGAAATAGATCAATTCTGTAAGCAG GTTGCTGCTGGTAATCTGGTGAGGAGGCCCTACATAAACTGGGCTGTCAAAAGAGTCACACGGTGCTTGCAGGTTCTGTGGCCTCGCTCCCGTACAAATCTATTTGGCTCAAATGCCACTGGCTTGGCTCTTCCAACTAGTGACGTTGATCTTGTAGTTTCTCTTCCCCCTGTCCGAAACCTG GAACCTATTAAAGAAGCTGGAATTTTGGAAGGCCGGAATGGCATCAAGGAAACATGTCTACAG CATGCAGCAAGGTGTCTTACAAACCAAGACTGGGTTAGGAGTGATTCCCTCAAAACAGTTGAAAACACAGCT ATGTACCTTGTGACACAAATATGTTCAATGAGTATTCTTCAGTACTGGATAGCTCACAAGAATATTCAGTTAATGTGCTTGGAGAACAAGGGAGTCCTCCTCGGTCTGATACCTCTAGTTCAGAAGGCAGCAACATGCTGGTGTCCTCAAAATTGA